The nucleotide window AGTTTGGTTTTCCCGCAAGGGCAAGAAGCAGCATGGGTACATTCTCCAGAACTTTCTCCGGCGGAACACGATATTTTTCCTGCCGGATATATCTTTGAGGTATGATTAGGTTATGCAGACAGATGTATCCTTCGGAACTCCGGGCGTTGCATCTTTATTCCTGAACAGTCCACGAACCGCACGGAACGGAAAAAAAACATCACGGACTGCTGCCGGACACAACCGCATCCGCATACTCCGCAACCGCCCGGTCAAGAGCATCCGAATCAATGGATTCGGCAAGACGGCGGTTGTACTCTTTCATCAGCTTTTCCGAGAGAAGACAGCGGGAACTTATCTCATACTGCCCGGCAGTGATACCCTCCTGCGCCATATCCATCACTACCCGATCAACCATCGGTGTCATCAACGGCTCCATAATATCCCTAACACACGCGCCGCGGTTCATTCCCGGAGGAATGGCGCTGCCGTAAAGAGAACCGATCTCCGGATCCAGTCCCGCCCCGGTAACAGAGACTGCAGTGCTTGCATACAGAACCGCATACCCGTGCGCAAACATTGCATTTACCGGGTCCTGATACGGCGGCTTTTTCCTGCGCCGGTAACCGAGTTCCGGCGCGGCAACCCGGGAGAGAATCTCATAGTACATGTTGCGGGTAAGCAAAAACACCCGGGCAAGTTCTGGAAGGGTGATCAGGAACTCAAGCTCGCGGGATGCGTCGGCCAGTATCTCAAGTTCCCCCTTGTAGTACAGACCATCCTCACGGCCGGAACCGAGTTCATTGAGATACCGCATACGGGACTTCAGGGACGAGACGATAACCGACATCGCAAACCGGTGAACCGGGATGTTTTTCTGCGCGGATCTCAGGGGACAGGCAGTATATCCGGGAGGACAAACCATCCCGACCGGCTCCCCGTGAACATCAAAGAACGAGACAGGGATGTTGTTTGCCGTCAGATGTGCAACTGCCGCGGTCTCAAGGGTATGACCTCCCGCAATGAGGAGATGGCGGATGGAAGACAGCGGGTATGAGCGCCGTGACGTTCCCTCGCGAATAGTGAGCGTACCGCGGGTTGCACGAATATCCGCACCGTACCCCCACACAGTAACCCAGGGAACACCGCTCTTCATCGGAACAGATCTCCCTCGTTCTGGCCGTTCAGCTGGATTCTGCATTTGCCGCAGAAGTATTTCCGTTTGCGGTCCAGATCATCAAGATTGCGCGGGCAGTACATGATGCAGCCGGGATTGTCACAGTGTTCCAGACCGAACAGATGGGCAATCTCGTGCGCCCCTTCCTTGACGATGCGGTCAATGAGCGCATCGTCGTCCGGATGACGGCCATAATACTCATTCGTCAGCCGTGCGGGAGACACCACCGCAACACCGAGGGCCGGATAGGCAAGACCAAACACGAAGTCGGCGAGCGGCTCAAAAAGATCGACCGGCGTTACCAGCAGGACTTTTTCATGGAGGTGATTGAACTTATTGTAAAACTCAATGTCAACGTCCTCAGGTTTGAAAAGCTGAGGGTACCGGCGGCGAAAGATGTCGAGTTTCGTGAGAATTTTCACCGCGTCGCACTGCTGACGGAGAGGATCAAACCCTTCGAGCGGAAAAGTACCGTTATCGATGCGGGATACGGGCATCTCCAGTACGCCCGAGAGCTCCTCAGTGACGGGTCTGCTCAGACCAATAGGAACCCTGCTGTCCCAGAAAACGTGTACTCCCATATTGGTAGATAATTTCATTGTGACGGGACATAAACATATTGAACATTTATCAAAGGACGGGGGAAGCGTGTCAGCATATCAGATTGAAAAAAGCGTAGGGACATACATCCGCGATCACTACCGTTCGGCGGTGGAGATAGGATTCGGCGGAAAAACAATCGCAGCAGAGATTATTCAGGAGGCAGGCATTCCCATTCTGTGTACGGATGTCCACTCCTACCAGACGACCGCAGTCCCTGCGGTCGTGGATGATGTATTCTCTCCGACGCTTTCCTACTATCAGGGAGCAGACGTGCTGTATGCAATCCGGCCCGGATGCGAGATGATCCCTCCGATGATGGAACTTGCAGAACGGATTGGGGCAGAGCTGATCGTGTATCATCTCGGGTTTGAGCTGTATGAAAACGGGGGAGAAACCATGGATCTCGGAGATATTCTGCTGCACCGGTACGTGAAACGCCTGTAAGAGAGAATGCGCGTATTCCCTTTCCCTGCGGCAGTCAGTCTAAAAACTATTTATTTATGCATATCCAATACCATATGATTTCCAGGTTTTTTCCATGAATAAGGCGCAAAAGAAATGGCTGTTTATTTCAGTCGGCATCAGTGTGGTTGCACTCGTTGTGATGCTTCTTTTGACGTTCGACACCGATACACTTGTCGCGTTGGAAAAATGCAATCCCTGGTACATTCTTCTCGGTTTTCTTTTGCATATCTTATCGATTGTGTTCTGGGCACTGCGTATCAAACTGATGTGCTGGTCCCTCGGATACCGCGTGCCGTTCTTCCATTCGGTAAACCTGATCTGTGCAAACATGCTGGTCGCAGCCGTGACACCGTCGCAGGTCGGCGGCGAGGCGGTACGGGTGTATGAGCTGTACAAATCCGATGTTCCGACCGCCGATGCAACCGCCGTCGTTCTCATGGAACGGGTCTTCGACGGCATTGTGCTTGGTATCGGAACGGTCGTCGGGGTGTATCTGCTCGGCAAGATGTTCAGTCATCTGAACTTCCCTCCGGTGTATATGGGCGTTGCCTATTTTGCGACGTTCTTCTTCATCGGCGCGCTTCTGCTGTTTGCAGTTCTCGTGAAACGGCCGCAGTGGACAAAGATCATCGTGGCAAAAGTTTCAGGACTGTTCACCCGCCGCTGGGATTCCCAGAGAATTGACCGGCTGCTTGGCATGCTGGATGAAAACATCGACCGGTTCTATGTCACCATCGGACACTTCGGCGGACGGTCCAAGATCGGTATGGCGCTCGGACTGCTGATGACCGTTGCGTTCTGGGCCTCGGAATTTATCATCGCGTCGGTCCTGATGGTGGGTCTTGGGCTTGAACCGATGTTTCTGATCTCGTTCATCTTCCAGCTGCTGATCGCAATGATCATGATGATTCCGTTAACTCCGGGCGGTGTGGGCGTTGCCGAGGTGAGTATCGCCGCGTTCTACTCGATCATCATTCCGCTGCCGCTGGTGGGTGTGTTCGTGCTGCTGTGGCGGCTGATTCTGTATTACTTCAACGTGGTCGTAGGTCTTATTGCAAGTCTGCGGATTGTGCGGCGTGAAGCCCGGGATTCCCTGAAAAAAACACAGAAGTAACTCTATATTTAAATTTCCAGCGGACAATTCAGTAAGTAACGAGTTCTTGGTATTCTCATGGACACAAAACAGAAAAAATGGTTATGGATCTCTATCGGGCTTTCGATGGTGATTCTCCTTGCGGTAATGGTTCTGACGTTTAATGAGAATACCATAGAGTCATTGAAAAATCTGAACCCCTGGTTCCTTCTTCTTGCATTCTGTCTGCACATGACCGCAATGTGTGTATGGGCGCTGCGCATCCGGGTAATGTGCAGGTCGCTCGGGTATCTGGTGCCGCTGCGGCACTGTCTGAATATGGTTTGTGCGGGGCAGCTGATCGCATCGATTACCCCGTCACAGGTCGGGGGAGAACCGGTGCGCATTCATGAACTCTACAAGGCAAAGATGCCGGTTGCGGATGCAACGGCGGTTGTCCTGGTGGAACGGCTGATGGAAGCGGTGCTGCTGGTGCTCGGCGTTATCGTCGGTATGGGTCTGTTCTCGATTGTGTACAGTAACGGCGAGATGCCGGAGATGGTGATTACCGCTGCATGGATAGGCACGGGATTTTTTGTGGCGCTGCTGGTCATTCTTGCGGTGCTGCTTTCCCGGCCCCAGCTTATCCGGAAAATTGTGTTTAAGATTGCAGGATTTTTTACGAAGAAGTGGGACAGTGAGCGGATTGCAAAACTCACCGCACAGATTGATGAGGCGATTGACCGGCTGTATCTGACGTTTGAGATGTTTGCAGGCCGGGCGAAGATGGGACTCGTACTCGGGTTTCTGCTGACGATTGTGTTCTGGGCCTGTGAGTATGCGATTGCGTCGGTGATTATGATTGGTCTTGGGTATCCGCCGAATTTTCTGCTGTCGCTTGTGTTTCAGCTGATCATTGCGGTGATTCTGATGGTGCCGTCAACGCCGGGAGGGGCAGGTGTTGCGGAGATCAGTTATGCGGCGTTTTATTCACTGATTCTTCCGTCGGCGGTTGTGGGGGTGTTTGTGGTGCTGCTGCGGCTGATTCTGTACTACTCAAACCTTCTTATCGGGTTTATTGCAAGTTTCCGGATTGTGAAGCGGGAGGCGGCAAATCAGCAGGTGGAACTGGAGGAGGAAGCAGTCTGAACCGGGATTATATTCCTCTGCGCGACCGGCTCCGGTATATTCTGACGAAGGATGACCGGACCGAGGATTTCTACCGGTATCAGTATGAGCGGCTGTTTTCACGATTTTATTCTCCTGATGAGGGGTGTCTGCGGTTCGGCCCGCTTCGCCTGCCGCGGTTGTCCACATCCGTGCACCCGACACGGGAGGAAGCGTACTATGCGATGGAGATCGGGGATATTCTGTTTCCCGCACTGTTCCGGAGGTACGGGTATGTGGATGAAGGCCCCTACGAGTGGGGGGCGGTGCGGATTGCGCCCGGCGATGTGGTGTTTGACTGCGGAGCGAACCTGGGGGTGTTTTCTCTGCTTGCTGCATACCGGGGGGCGGAGGTGTTTGCATTTGAACCGATTCCCCAGGCCCGGACTATTCTCGGACAGACGCTGGCACTGAATCCTGATTTACAGGAGCGGGTGCATGTGGTGCCGTATGCGCTGGGAGCTGAGGAGAAAGATGCCGAGTTCACGGTTCTTGCGGATACGCTGGTCGGGTCATCGATGGTACTGCCGCAGTCCGGCAGAAAGGTTCGCGTGCCGGTGACTACGGTGGATGCGTTTGTTGCGGCGGAGGGGCTGGATGCGGTAGACTTTGTGAAGGCGGATATTGAAGGCGCGGAACGCCAGATGCTTGCCGGGGCAGCGGATACCCTGCGGCGATGTACGCCAAAGGTTGCGATCTGTACGTATCATCTTGCAGACGATGCTGTCGTTCTCGCAGATCTGCTGCGAAAGGCGGATTTTCGGTATGTACTGAATGAACGGTGGAAAAAGATCTACGGCTATGTTCCCTGAGAGATCCATGTAGCCCGGAAAAACAGCGCCGCTGCGATGCAAACCTATTTATCAATCAGCGATAGAACTCTCTGTAATATGACGGCAGGTTTTTTTGACCGATTTACCGCGAAGAAACCGTGGATTGTGGAAAGTGTTCCCCCACCGGTTACCGGACACGGAGCGGGAATGAGTGTTCCTGAATACAAATCAAAACCGTATTTCATCGTTGCATCCGTTGAAATGGGAAATACGACAACAAAATGCATTCTTACCGGAACCGACCTGGAAGAGGGGCGATCCTATGTAATCAACAAAACGGTCTCAATGAGCCGTGATGTTCGTCCCCCCAAACCCGGAGAAGATGTGTTTGGCACAACCCTCGACGGAACCGAACTGACCCGCGAGTCCGTAACGGAACTGGTGCGGGACACCCTGATTAAATGCCACCGTGACGCGGACCTGAGCATCAAAACCGATCTGGACTTCGTCGTCCGCAGTACCGGTGTTGTTGCTGCAATGGATTCCCCCGATCAGGTTGGGGATTTCATCGTCGCCCTTGCAAACGGCTGTCTTGAGGCGGGTGTCCCGCCCAAAAAGATGACGCCGCCGATGGGAAAGGACAATCTCCCGCCCAAACTGCGCGAGTTCAGCTTTGCCGACCGGCTGGTCTTCACCGGAGCCGTTGCAGGGGTTACCCCGCCTGCCGGAGCATCCGGTGTGGAAAT belongs to Methanocorpusculum vombati and includes:
- a CDS encoding lysylphosphatidylglycerol synthase transmembrane domain-containing protein; the protein is MNKAQKKWLFISVGISVVALVVMLLLTFDTDTLVALEKCNPWYILLGFLLHILSIVFWALRIKLMCWSLGYRVPFFHSVNLICANMLVAAVTPSQVGGEAVRVYELYKSDVPTADATAVVLMERVFDGIVLGIGTVVGVYLLGKMFSHLNFPPVYMGVAYFATFFFIGALLLFAVLVKRPQWTKIIVAKVSGLFTRRWDSQRIDRLLGMLDENIDRFYVTIGHFGGRSKIGMALGLLMTVAFWASEFIIASVLMVGLGLEPMFLISFIFQLLIAMIMMIPLTPGGVGVAEVSIAAFYSIIIPLPLVGVFVLLWRLILYYFNVVVGLIASLRIVRREARDSLKKTQK
- a CDS encoding lysylphosphatidylglycerol synthase transmembrane domain-containing protein, yielding MDTKQKKWLWISIGLSMVILLAVMVLTFNENTIESLKNLNPWFLLLAFCLHMTAMCVWALRIRVMCRSLGYLVPLRHCLNMVCAGQLIASITPSQVGGEPVRIHELYKAKMPVADATAVVLVERLMEAVLLVLGVIVGMGLFSIVYSNGEMPEMVITAAWIGTGFFVALLVILAVLLSRPQLIRKIVFKIAGFFTKKWDSERIAKLTAQIDEAIDRLYLTFEMFAGRAKMGLVLGFLLTIVFWACEYAIASVIMIGLGYPPNFLLSLVFQLIIAVILMVPSTPGGAGVAEISYAAFYSLILPSAVVGVFVVLLRLILYYSNLLIGFIASFRIVKREAANQQVELEEEAV
- a CDS encoding archaemetzincin family Zn-dependent metalloprotease, whose amino-acid sequence is MGVHVFWDSRVPIGLSRPVTEELSGVLEMPVSRIDNGTFPLEGFDPLRQQCDAVKILTKLDIFRRRYPQLFKPEDVDIEFYNKFNHLHEKVLLVTPVDLFEPLADFVFGLAYPALGVAVVSPARLTNEYYGRHPDDDALIDRIVKEGAHEIAHLFGLEHCDNPGCIMYCPRNLDDLDRKRKYFCGKCRIQLNGQNEGDLFR
- a CDS encoding FkbM family methyltransferase, which produces MHPTREEAYYAMEIGDILFPALFRRYGYVDEGPYEWGAVRIAPGDVVFDCGANLGVFSLLAAYRGAEVFAFEPIPQARTILGQTLALNPDLQERVHVVPYALGAEEKDAEFTVLADTLVGSSMVLPQSGRKVRVPVTTVDAFVAAEGLDAVDFVKADIEGAERQMLAGAADTLRRCTPKVAICTYHLADDAVVLADLLRKADFRYVLNERWKKIYGYVP
- a CDS encoding UPF0146 family protein, coding for MSAYQIEKSVGTYIRDHYRSAVEIGFGGKTIAAEIIQEAGIPILCTDVHSYQTTAVPAVVDDVFSPTLSYYQGADVLYAIRPGCEMIPPMMELAERIGAELIVYHLGFELYENGGETMDLGDILLHRYVKRL
- the cas1 gene encoding CRISPR-associated endonuclease Cas1, which produces MKSGVPWVTVWGYGADIRATRGTLTIREGTSRRSYPLSSIRHLLIAGGHTLETAAVAHLTANNIPVSFFDVHGEPVGMVCPPGYTACPLRSAQKNIPVHRFAMSVIVSSLKSRMRYLNELGSGREDGLYYKGELEILADASRELEFLITLPELARVFLLTRNMYYEILSRVAAPELGYRRRKKPPYQDPVNAMFAHGYAVLYASTAVSVTGAGLDPEIGSLYGSAIPPGMNRGACVRDIMEPLMTPMVDRVVMDMAQEGITAGQYEISSRCLLSEKLMKEYNRRLAESIDSDALDRAVAEYADAVVSGSSP